CCTGCTGAAAAAAGAGCTTATTTAGAGTTAGAGCTGCTTCTGTGAATCCTGGATCTAATGCAAGTGCCTCACGGAAATACTGTTCAGCTAACTCTGGTTTTGCAAGTTTAATGGCAATTTTACCACCAAAGAAATATAAATCTTTATTAAATTCATCCTGCTTAATGCCTTCTTGAATCGCCGTTAGACTATTTTCAAGTTCTTCTTCCCGTTCGTACGCCTTCGCTAGATGTAAGTACAGGGAATGGTATTCTGGGTCAAGCCCTTTTAATTCTTGAAATTTCTCAATTGAAGTACGATTATATCCTGCTTGAAGTGCTGTAAAGGCATATCCAAATAGCGTATTAATCTCTAATTTTTCATCAATTGCTTTGTCATAATAGGCTAGCGCTTCTTCAAATTCCCCTGAGGCACTGAGAAGCTCTGCCATTCTTTGAAAAATGCTTACACCTGCAATTTCGTGATACTCCTTCAAAACTGTTTCATAGGATTTCAATGCCTTCGTTACTTCTCCTTGTTCACTGTAGAGTTCACCTAATGCGAAATCAATGATAACCTCATCTGGCAAGATATCTTTAGCTTTCTGCAATTTTCTTTCACATACCTCAAATAATCCTTGAACTTGATATAAGTCTGCTAAAAGCAAGAGAGATTGTCCAAAGCTGGGGTCGTGTTCGGAGATTTTTTCTAATTCTAGAATTGCTTGTTCCTCATCCCCAGACTCCACTAATATTTCACCTAGCAAGACGAGGAGTTCTCCCTCTTCTGGATAGATTGCCAAAAGATTTTCGACTAGCGCCTTTGATTCATCTAAGAACCCAAACTGGAACATTTCTTCTGCAAGGATGAATTTTTCATCGGGCTGACCTTTGGTTAATACAACATTATATTCATTTATAGCTTCAATATGTTGACCGCTTTCCAACATTGAGATAATTTTATTTATTCTGTCCATGATCTCTATCCTCTCGGTTCCCTTGATTGACTATAATGCAAAATATGACGGGGTACGCACCCTAACATATTCTCCATATCCTGGTTTAAATAAAACCTCTTCCCCAGCTCGTATTACTATTCCCTTGTTTACTGTCACTACAAGTCTATTACTATGATAAAGAAATAAAGCCGCTTCATCAACATTCATGATTTCTCTAGCTTTAATATATAAATTATAGCTTACTTCTGCTCCATGCAGTAAGCTTGCCTTTAGTGGATACAAACCCATTTTGTTTAATATTTGAAGTGATAATGGTTGCTTCTCTTTTAATTCCTCATATATTGCAGGAATTTTTTCATTTTCCATTATTCCTTTCCATTTCGACACAGCACCTCTTGCTTCCTTCTTTCCTTCATTAGAAATTATTGGAACAAGCGGGCAATTATACGGGAAGAGAGCCTCCCTAATCCAGCCCCAAGGAATATTAATTAATTCACTGAGATTATCAACTTCTAAAAAAATCGCAGGTACTCTTTCTCTCTTACACTTCCTAATGAAGGAGGGAGTTAAAAGGCGAAGAGGAATTTTCACACTAATAAGGAAATCAATTGGACTGCTCATAAGTGCCGTTTTGGCTTCATTTATTTTTTTTGTTAATTCACTTTCGTAAGAAATCGTAATATAGGTAAGTAAGGTGGTACACCCTTTCAAAAGGAAATTCTCAATCATATATTTCCGAAATTCCTGAAAGGAAGCATTTAGAGGGATACTTGGATCTAAAAGTACGTAAGATGGGGTCATAATAAAAGGTTCTGCATTCATTTTCATTAATTTCTTATAATGAATTTCAGCAAATTTTGCAGCTATGTGGTTTCCTTTTATCAACAGCGATGATTTTGTAATTTCCGTTTCCTTAAGAATATTGGCATTTTCAATAATATACTCCATCCTACCACCCCTTCCTAGCTTTAAAGTTCTTAAGACAAGCTATGAGCCAATCTTAAAAACTATGACAGAAAAAAAGCCGCACAAACGGCAGCTTTATTTTTTTAAGCTATTTAGATGATTGAAAAAGTTAGGGTAAGAAACCGAAATGGCCTCTGGGTTTTCAAGCTGAACTTCGTCCTTACATAGCAGTGAAGCAATCGCAAGCATCATTCCGATTCTATGGTCACCATGACTTGATACGGTTCCGCCTCTAAGAGAGGTTCCGCCATGAATAATCATTCCATCGTCAGTAGCTTCTATTGAAGCACCCATTTTCGATAATTCTTGCACAACTGTATCAATTCGATTCGTTTCTTTAACTTTAAGCTCAGATGCATCTTTAATAATTGTGGTACCTTCCGCTTGTGTTGCTAATAAGGCAATGATTGGGATTTCATCAATTAGTCTTGGGATTACATCACCTTCAATGACTGTTCCTTTTAGACTTGATGTTTTAATCGTAATATTTCCAACCGGTTCAAAGGCATCTTCATCATGGTTATGAATTTCTAAATTTGCACCCATTTGATTCATGATCTCGATGATACCCGTTCTAGTAGGATTTAATCCTACATTCTTTAGGACAATTTCACTATCAGGAACAATCGCACCGGCAACTAGGAAAAACGCTGCCGAAGAAATATCTCCAGGAACCAGAATATCAGAAGCAATCAACTTTTGACACCCTTTTACCGTAATTGTACGGTTATCCTTCCCGACTTCACCACCAAATTTCCGAATCATTCTTTCCGTATGATCGCGCGATTCAGTTTTTTCGATTATGATTGTTTCTCCCCCGGCTTGAAGACCAGCAAGTATTAACGCAGATTTCACCTGAGCACTAGCAACAGGCATATTATAGTGAATCGGATTTAAATCCCCACCTCGAATACTAAGAGGAGTAAATTCTCCATTCTTACGGCCATCAATTTGCGCACCCATTGTTCTAAGCGGCTCCGTTACTCTTGTCATAGGTCTTTTGCCAATTGAGGCATCTCCAATGAGTGAAGAGTAGAATGGTCTTCCTGCTAAAATTCCTAATAATAATCGTATGGTTGTTCCAGAATTTCCAACATCCAATATCTCATTAGGTTCCTTTAAACCGTCAAATCCGTTTCCATGAATGGTTAATTCATTTTCATTTTCTTCAATTACGACTCCTAACTTTCGGAAGCAGGAGATGGTACTTAAACAGTCATCGCCGGGCAGAAAATTCGTCACCCTTGTTACACCATGTGCAATTGAACCAAACATAACAGAACGATGTGAAATTGATTTATCTCCAGGTATTTCAATAACTCCCTTTAAACCATTCCTAGTTGACTGCAATGCTATTAATTCCATTTCATCACCTATATTCAAATCAAATTATGTTCCAATTGAGGTAGCGTAGCTTGAGCAGCTATGAATACACTTTTCCGCCCGCGCACGGTCCTCTTCTGTTTGAAAACTAATAACTAGTACTCCGTATATTTCATCTTC
This Neobacillus sp. YX16 DNA region includes the following protein-coding sequences:
- a CDS encoding tetratricopeptide repeat protein — protein: MDRINKIISMLESGQHIEAINEYNVVLTKGQPDEKFILAEEMFQFGFLDESKALVENLLAIYPEEGELLVLLGEILVESGDEEQAILELEKISEHDPSFGQSLLLLADLYQVQGLFEVCERKLQKAKDILPDEVIIDFALGELYSEQGEVTKALKSYETVLKEYHEIAGVSIFQRMAELLSASGEFEEALAYYDKAIDEKLEINTLFGYAFTALQAGYNRTSIEKFQELKGLDPEYHSLYLHLAKAYEREEELENSLTAIQEGIKQDEFNKDLYFFGGKIAIKLAKPELAEQYFREALALDPGFTEAALTLNKLFFQQERYGAVIDLISQLDFVDDEEPQLLWDSALAYDKLEEYSNALDKYESAYTFFKNNEAFLNDYGYFLIEEGKTDLAAEIFKQLQKGDPTNGEYADLLDRLLSREN
- the aroA gene encoding 3-phosphoshikimate 1-carboxyvinyltransferase codes for the protein MELIALQSTRNGLKGVIEIPGDKSISHRSVMFGSIAHGVTRVTNFLPGDDCLSTISCFRKLGVVIEENENELTIHGNGFDGLKEPNEILDVGNSGTTIRLLLGILAGRPFYSSLIGDASIGKRPMTRVTEPLRTMGAQIDGRKNGEFTPLSIRGGDLNPIHYNMPVASAQVKSALILAGLQAGGETIIIEKTESRDHTERMIRKFGGEVGKDNRTITVKGCQKLIASDILVPGDISSAAFFLVAGAIVPDSEIVLKNVGLNPTRTGIIEIMNQMGANLEIHNHDEDAFEPVGNITIKTSSLKGTVIEGDVIPRLIDEIPIIALLATQAEGTTIIKDASELKVKETNRIDTVVQELSKMGASIEATDDGMIIHGGTSLRGGTVSSHGDHRIGMMLAIASLLCKDEVQLENPEAISVSYPNFFNHLNSLKK